The Arachis hypogaea cultivar Tifrunner chromosome 19, arahy.Tifrunner.gnm2.J5K5, whole genome shotgun sequence genome has a window encoding:
- the LOC112778650 gene encoding uncharacterized protein — MPSKGSSSSSNRHRGRIGGSSGSGLVHSDVSILRKVEITKGQLSQGQKGLLRELDTIFQSYDNFSVHKVFESSKKKGEDYSGTTTKMIVAGSGHMIKGILWCGDVIVETLKWKNEHALLSFLLEQKRRNCRGKGGLSAAGKRREGGGALAPVGFSTAVAAEPIHREGEFASERERELHLRRRPAVLRPVITGSSPLSPWRPNTSSSLPPPWSPPSDPTRRKRGVPSASCREGLAAAVASRRRHLYRTSPPYALWPPTAPSPVALALPSLLWLVLSPETHHRWRKGESQRRRVTPEKNRRGVVPAAAPSSCQEPHRRSWGCAGKLLPPKNLAAVAGRSCRFSCHCRSLSPLPPGMAPGAAAKPVRRLPLFRFSRSFFSSSC; from the exons ATGCCAAGTAAAGGAAGTTCATCTTCTTCGAATCGCCATAGAGGGAGAATCGGTGGCTCCAGTGGTAGTGGTCTCGTACATAGTGACGTGAGCATCCTGAGGAAAGTTGAAATCACAAAGGGGCAACTTAGCCAg GGGCAGAAAGGATTGTTGAGGGAGTTGGACAcgattttccagagctatgacaATTTCTCGGTGCATAAGGTTTTTGAGAGCTCGAAGAAGAAAGGGGAG GATTATAGTGGAACTACGACCAAGATGATTGTGGCGGGTTCCGGGCACATGATCAAGGGGATTCTTTGGTGCGGGGATGTGATTGTGGAGACGTTGAAATGGAAGAACGAG CACGCgctgctttcctttcttcttgAACAAAAGAGAAGAAACTGCAGAGGGAAGGGGGGACTGAGTGCGGCagggaagagaagagaagggggAGGGGCGCTGGCACCGGTGGGCTTCTCCACTGCCGTCGCCGCCGAACCGATACACAGAGAGGGAGAGTTCGcgtcagagagagagagggagcttCATCTGCGTCGTCGTCCAGCCGTCCTCCGGCCTGTCATCACTGGTTCCTCACCGTTGTCGCCGTGGAGGCCGAACACGTCGAGTTCCCTGCCGCCGCCTTGGAGTCCGCCGTCAGACCCGACTCGAAGGAAGAGAGGTGTGCCGTCAGCGTCGTGCAGAGAGGGACTCGCAGCTGCCGTCGCGTCGCGTCGCCGTCACCTCTACCGCACGTCGCCACCGTACGCGCTGTGGCCTCCAACCGCGCCATCGCCAGTCGCACTTGCTCTGCCGTCCTTGTTGTGGCTGGTGTTGTCGCCGGAGACCCACCATCGTTGGAGAAAGGGAGAGAGTCAGAGAAGGAGAGTCACGCCGGAGAAGAACCGTCGCGGAGTTGTCCCTGCCGCTGCGCCCAGCAGCTGTCAGGAGCCTCATCGCCGATCATGGGGGTGTGCCGGTAAGCTCCTGCCGCCAAAAAACCTCGCTGCCGTCGCCGGAAGATCCTGCCG TTTCAGTTGCCATTGCCGGAGCCTGTCACCGTTGCCGCCTGGGATGGCTCCCGGGGCTGCCGCTAAGCCGGTTCGGAGACTgccgctgtttcggttcagccgttcttTCTTCAGTTCG agttgttga